From the genome of Terriglobia bacterium:
TGCGGGACGTCTACCAGCGATTCCTGAGGCCGGACGCCGACCCGCGCAGGATGGTGGCGCTCCAGAAGATCGTCGTGGTGGCCATCGGCTTCCTGGCGTTCCTGATGATCTTCGTCCCCACGATCCTGAAGTCGAACATCTCCGTGCTCCAGTACAGCTACTTCGCCTACACGATCTACGGCGTCGCCATCACCCCCGCCCTGCTCGCGGCGCTGACCTGGCGGCGCGCGACGCGCGTGGGAGGGCTGCTGTCCATCGTGCTGGGCACGCTGGCCACCCTGTTCTTCGAGGTGGTGTTCCCCTACGCGTGGCCGCGAGCGATGCTCGGCGCGCCGAACGCCGCCGCGACGGGAGTCTTCGGGAAGGCCCCCTGGGGGGTTCCCGGGATCTTCTTCTCCTTCGCGCTCTCGATGGCGGGGCTCGTGATCGGCTCGTACCTCTCCCCGCCGCCCAAGCAGGAGGAGCTGGAGCCTTTCTTCGGAAAGGCCGTGCGCTGAGCCGAGGAGTTAACGCGGGCGGAGCCGAAGAGTCCGCCGCACCTCAGGCGCGGCGGGCTCGCAGGGCGAGCCGTCGAGGTAGCGCATCGCGGCGGAGTCGCCGGCGACCTCGACGAGCGTACGGCTCACCGTTCGGGCCTCGGGGCGGTGCATGCAGACCGAGAGCGGGCCGCGCTCCGGTTCGTGCGAAGTGAGCCACCGCGCGAGGTCCACCGCGCCGGGCCCGGCCGGCGCCGCGAGGAGCCGCTGCCAGGAACGCCGCCGCGCGCGCTCCGCTGCGCCCTGGTCGTACCCCGACGAGACGAACAAGGCGGGCCGATCCTCGTCGTCCCAGTAGGCGGAGAGGCCGTTCCATCGGAGTCGAGAGGCCCGGGCCCGGCGGCCTCTCGTTCCGGGCTGGACGGCCACCAGGTGGAAGGCGCGGACCTCGCGGAGATCCGCGGTGCGGGGCGCGAGCCGGGCCTCGAGGTCGTCCACCGAGCGGGCGTCGAGCACGCTCCAGACGATGCGGCCGCGGCTGGTGGGCGAGGCGGGCAGCCGGGCCGGGTCCCGCTCCTCCGCGTTCAGGAGGCAGACGGTCAATCCGGCATCGTTCACGCCGATCCAAGACCCTCCGCCGTCCGGGTCGAAGGGCGCGAGGAACGCCGCGTCCCGGCGACGCCGTCGGCGAGGCGGGAGCCCGCGCGAGCGCCGGGCGCTCTCGTCCCGGTTGTGGCCCAGGACGTAGCCTCCGTCGCCGGACGGCAGGAACACGACGGTGCACATCGCGCTTTCCCCGGAGGGCCCGCGGGCCGACCGATGCTATTCTAGCGGCATCCGGGGCTCGCGGTTTCGAGGGGGTCGACGCGATGAAGAGAACGCTCCAGATCCGAACCGCCGACGGCGGACGACAGACGGTGCCGCTCGACGGCGACAAGCTGGCCCTCGGCCGCGCCCACGAGAACGAGCTTCACTTCCCCGACGACACGAGCCTGTCCCGCCGTCACCTGTTGCTGGAACGGACCGGCGACGACTGGACGGTCCGCGACTTGGGGAGCAAGAACGGGACGTTCGTCAACGGAGAGCGGCTCTCGGAGTCGCATCGACTGA
Proteins encoded in this window:
- a CDS encoding NRDE family protein, producing the protein MCTVVFLPSGDGGYVLGHNRDESARRSRGLPPRRRRRRDAAFLAPFDPDGGGSWIGVNDAGLTVCLLNAEERDPARLPASPTSRGRIVWSVLDARSVDDLEARLAPRTADLREVRAFHLVAVQPGTRGRRARASRLRWNGLSAYWDDEDRPALFVSSGYDQGAAERARRRSWQRLLAAPAGPGAVDLARWLTSHEPERGPLSVCMHRPEARTVSRTLVEVAGDSAAMRYLDGSPCEPAAPEVRRTLRLRPR